ACTCCGGAGCTCTTAGGCTCTTATcttaaaataagcaaagcagctaatagttatAAAGGTTATTtgttacaaagcacatcttattacaaagcacgTCAGTCTCAGCAGGTaatagcaaaaagcaatggcaaagcagctggCAATAAGCAATGCTgaacatcccagagcagcatcacAGAAAATCCCTGAACTTAAGGGCAGCCTTAACCTTTTGGGAAGGCACAGCAGAAAGAAGAAGCCTGACTTCCAGTTTGTTCCCACTTCCCAGGCTCTGGAggcctgagcagagcagggaagacACAATttctgcagggagggaaaggcagcCTATGCTCCTTGGCACACAACCCACCTTGTTCTCGTTGTACAGCGTGTCAAAATCCGAGTTGACAAACAGGATGTTCTCTGGCTTGAGGTCAGTGTGAGTCAGCTGGTTGTCGTGTAGAACtgcacagagagaggagaaCACCACCCAAGCTcagaagcagagagaagcagctgcggagctgagcccagcccagcccaggccagggGGCTCCTCCCAGCCCCGGGGCTCACTCACATCTGAGGGCGTGGCACAGCTGGTAGGCCATGTGCCGGATCTGCGGCAGGGGGTAGGGCTGGAAGTTGTTCTCCTTCAGGAACTCGAAGGTGTTCTTGCCCAGCAGCTCGAAGGCGATGCACATGTGCCCGTGGAAGTTGAACCAGTCTGACATCAGGAcacacaggctgggcagggatggagaggcaGGGGTTAACCTCCCTCAGGGATGCCCTGACAGCCTCTCTGCTGTTCCTGGCTGGGAGGTTCTCAACCTCTGGTGCTCTACAGGCACCAACTCCGGAGCTCTTAGGCTCTTATcttaaaataagcaaagcagctaatagttatAAAGGTTATTtgttacaaagcacatcttattacaaagcacgTCAGTCTCAGCAGGTaatagcaaaaagcaatggcaaagcagctggCAATAAGCAATGACTggaagccctggcaaaagccaatggctaaaagccacaatggctaaaagcaccaactctcccaaTACATACTCATATatgggatttttccaacaagctaagacacaaactcagaccaccactccttaacctgttagaattccagtttctcagCACACCAGGTTCTGTATAGAACTACGCATACAAtctgtcttgttctatctgaaaaatgtaagcaatattcttactatagctctgtTATgactaagtcctgtctacaaccatggtcctggagcctctattgcagatatcagtatgtttcaaccttcactagaacccactctgctactctggcatttgaaacctttcaattactaaaagcattagaactcaccctaaaattacttacttctacttaaatgtctactttatgtaTGAGTGgtttaatatacttcaatccatccaaaggctttaattcaatccctgctcttgatttctctctgaagaattcacagggacccctgactcactgactccaacacctGGCCACTTCAGGAGTgcctgctgagcccagggagaTGCTCCCTGCTTTGCTCAGCCACCTCTGGAGAGAGCTCCCCAATTCCCATGGGCCAAGGAATGGGGCCAGTTCCCCCTCACCACATCCTCAGCCCCCTGCTGGTTTGTGTGCACTGGGAACTCACAACTTGTTCTCCTTGTCcttctctttgattttcttcaggACGTTGatttccagcctggcagcctcTCGGTATTTCCCAACGTTCTTTATGATTTTCAGTGCCACCTGTGATT
The sequence above is drawn from the Ficedula albicollis isolate OC2 chromosome 10, FicAlb1.5, whole genome shotgun sequence genome and encodes:
- the LOC107603846 gene encoding dual specificity protein kinase CLK3-like yields the protein MNPFGCRDCNYFESGLEQDEIVGSLGEGTFGKVVECVDHARGKSQVALKIIKNVGKYREAARLEINVLKKIKEKDKENKFLCVLMSDWFNFHGHMCIAFELLGKNTFEFLKENNFQPYPLPQIRHMAYQLCHALRFLHDNQLTHTDLKPENILFVNSDFDTLYNENKVKAALKFRDFL